The following is a genomic window from Williamwhitmania taraxaci.
CCAGGGTTAATATCCTCGTCATAGCTATCAATATTGGTGTAACTATGATGGAGCGTATTATGCTGGATTTGCCAAGTGAGAGCAAAGCCTCCAATGAGGTTTATTACGAGACCAATAAACCGGTTAACCTTCTCGTTTTTCGAAAACGCTCCATGGTTGGCATCGTGCATAACCGAAAAACCAATCCCGGCCATCCCAAAACCCATGACAACCCACAATGATAGCAAAATCCAAAAGTTACTTACTAAGCCAGAAACACTTATTCCATAAGGAATAAAGTAGAGCAGCAGCATAAACACCATCTTAACAAACATGGAGGCATTACCATATGTGGAGATATCATGATCCTTAAAGTATTGGTTAACTCTTTCTCTTAGAACGGCTACAAACTCTTTGTTTTGGCCGTTTGTAAATTTGAGCGCTTTAAATTCCATGTCGTTAAAAATATTTTTAAACAGGAGACGATAGTGACAACACTTAAAAAAATCAGGTTTAACCTACTCGTTCTCCAACGAACAATTAACAGCAGCTACTCACCAATTGTTAATTTCATCATCTTACCATTAGTGTAATTTAGCTGGGGAGATGGATGTCAATTGCCAAGATGGTGCAACAACTACCTATTCTATCGAACTATACAACCAGAACATACGCAAACTACCTCCATAAAAAAGATTCTTTCCACCAACATTTTGCCACCTATGCCGGAAATAAGAAAAAGGCTGTTAATTTTACAGAAAGAATAACAACTGTTGGGCATGGCCATAGTTACCCTCACAACCGACTGGGGAAAAATGGATTACTACGTAGGAGCGCTGAAAGGACAACTGCTAAGCATGTGCCCTACGGCCACTCTTGTAGATATAAGCCATGATATTTCAGCCTTCAATGTGCAACAGGCGGCCTTTGTGATACGCAACAGCTATAGACATTTTCCCGATGGAACGGTTCATATTGTAGGTGTAAACAGCGAACCCTCTCCTAAAAACCCATTCATCGCCATTGAGGCCGATGGACAATTTTTTTTGGGTACCGACAATGGGGTTCTCAGCTTAGCTTTGCGCTCGACTCCCACTAAAGTTATAAAGCTCCATTACGAACCCATCTCCGGATTCTCTGCCCTTTACACTTTTGCACTTTCGGCTGCGCACCTAGCCGAAGGAAAACCCTTGGAGGAGCTAGGTCAACTCTACCCAGAGTTTAGCCAAATGGTACCGATAAGAGCCGCCTACGATGATTCGATTATCAATGGAACGATAATCTATATCGACTCCTTTCAAAATGCCATATCGAATATCTCCACAGACCTATTTGAACGCGTTGGACAAAGCCGATCCTTCGAGATTCTTGTCCAGAGCAACCACAATAAGCTCACGAAAATTAGCAACACATACAACGGAACCGATCCCGGTAACCTACTGGCCATTTTCAACTCGGTGGGCTTGCTGGAAATTGCGATCTTTCATGGACAGGCGGCCGAACTTCTCGGTCTGAGCGTAGGCTCTGCCGTTCGTGTGAAGTTTTATAATAACGTAATTAACTAAAATATGGATGATAAGCTAAAGGCCTTTGAGCGCTTACTGAATATAATGGATGAGCTGCGCGAAAAATGCCCTTGGGATAGGGAGCAAACCTACGAAAGTCTGCGCGCCAATACCCTAGAAGAAGCCTACGAGCTAGCGGGTGCCATTCTCTCGAAGGATTATGTCGAAATGCGCAAGGAGCTGGGCGACCTGCTGCTTCATATCGTGTTTTACTCGAAGATAGCCAGCGAGGAGAATCGATTTACCATTGCCGAAGTGATGAACGGCCTTTGTGATAAGCTGATTTATCGCCATCCACACGTTTTTGGAGAGGTTCAGGTATCCGGAACAGGTGAAGTTCTTGAGAATTGGGAACAACTTAAAATCAAAGAAAAAGATGGGAACAAAACCGTTCTATCTGGGGTTCCCAAAGCACTTCCCGCCCTTATAAAGGCAAACCGTATACAGGAAAAGGTGCGAGCCGTTGGCTTCGATTGGGAAGAACGCAATCAGGTGTGGGACAAGGTAGAAGAGGAATACCAGGAGTTGCGGAAAGAGGTATCCGAAAACAATATGGTGAATGCCGAAAAAGAGTTTGGCGACCTCCTTTTCTCCGTAGTGAATGCTGCTAGGCTTTACGGTATCGACCCCGAAAGTGCGCTGGAAAGAACCAACCAAAAGTTCATGAAGCGGTTTGGCTACCTTGAGGAACGAACCATAAAGACGGGTAAAAATCTCAAGGAGATGTCGCTCGACGAGATGAACGTGATTTGGGAAGAGGCAAAGAAGTTTGATTCATAAACAAGTAAATACAAAACAACATGAATATAGTTGGAATAATAGTTTTAGTTATTGTAGCGATATACCTATTGGCCATCACTAATGGATTAATTCGCAGCAGAAATAAGATAGATTATGCCATTGGTGGAATGGATGCTATGCTCAAAAAGCGAGTAGATATAATTCCTAACTTGGTTGCAGCAGTCAAAGAATATATGAGATTTGAGGAAGATACGCAAGCAAAAATAGTAAGCCTCCGCAATCAAAATAAGGAGAGTTTTATGCAGATAGATGACGATTCTTCTAAGATAATCAAAACCATACTCTTAACGGTAGAAAACTATCCTGAACTTAAGGCAAACAATAGTTTTTTGCATTTACAGCAAACATTAAGCGAAGTGGAAGAACAACTATCTGCTGCTCGAAGAACTTACAATGCACATGTGCTAAACTACAATAATAAGGTAGAAACAATACCATCAAATCTATTTGCCAAATTGCTTGATTACAAAACAATGCCGATGTTTGCAATTGAAGAATCGGATAGGCAGAAGCCTGATATCAAAAAGTTGTTTAACGCATGAAATGGGATTTAATAAAACTCCAAAAAGAGCTTCTCCAAAAGTATCCCGATATTGACAAGCTAAGGGAGAAATCACGATTCCACACAGAAATGATGAACGGGGGGCTAATTATAGGTTGCCTCGCTTTTGCATTTATCTTTATTTTAGGAGATGGCGAAACGAAGTTAATTAGCTTCGTTTCGTTAGTAATGCAAGATTCAACTCACAAATGCAACTTGGGTTAACTGATTATATGTTAAGAGGGGAGAGATAAACCCTAGCCTTTTTCTAGGCCGACTGTTAA
Proteins encoded in this region:
- a CDS encoding SAM hydrolase/SAM-dependent halogenase family protein gives rise to the protein MAIVTLTTDWGKMDYYVGALKGQLLSMCPTATLVDISHDISAFNVQQAAFVIRNSYRHFPDGTVHIVGVNSEPSPKNPFIAIEADGQFFLGTDNGVLSLALRSTPTKVIKLHYEPISGFSALYTFALSAAHLAEGKPLEELGQLYPEFSQMVPIRAAYDDSIINGTIIYIDSFQNAISNISTDLFERVGQSRSFEILVQSNHNKLTKISNTYNGTDPGNLLAIFNSVGLLEIAIFHGQAAELLGLSVGSAVRVKFYNNVIN
- the mazG gene encoding nucleoside triphosphate pyrophosphohydrolase, with amino-acid sequence MDDKLKAFERLLNIMDELREKCPWDREQTYESLRANTLEEAYELAGAILSKDYVEMRKELGDLLLHIVFYSKIASEENRFTIAEVMNGLCDKLIYRHPHVFGEVQVSGTGEVLENWEQLKIKEKDGNKTVLSGVPKALPALIKANRIQEKVRAVGFDWEERNQVWDKVEEEYQELRKEVSENNMVNAEKEFGDLLFSVVNAARLYGIDPESALERTNQKFMKRFGYLEERTIKTGKNLKEMSLDEMNVIWEEAKKFDS
- a CDS encoding LemA family protein, which produces MNIVGIIVLVIVAIYLLAITNGLIRSRNKIDYAIGGMDAMLKKRVDIIPNLVAAVKEYMRFEEDTQAKIVSLRNQNKESFMQIDDDSSKIIKTILLTVENYPELKANNSFLHLQQTLSEVEEQLSAARRTYNAHVLNYNNKVETIPSNLFAKLLDYKTMPMFAIEESDRQKPDIKKLFNA